A genomic stretch from Desulfotignum balticum DSM 7044 includes:
- a CDS encoding DsrE family protein — MTKEKDILIVVRKGPYGGFQAAEALRHANGSLSLGFRPIVVLVDDGVYLAKEGQDPGQSQWLALSEVFDEIIARGLYENKDNPAEFYVEKESLQERGLRVDDLIESLEPIGHGKVSELMSIHTLQLVF; from the coding sequence ATGACAAAAGAAAAAGATATATTGATTGTTGTCCGCAAAGGGCCGTATGGCGGTTTTCAGGCGGCCGAGGCCCTACGTCATGCCAATGGGTCGCTGTCACTGGGGTTCCGCCCTATCGTTGTCCTTGTGGATGACGGGGTTTACCTGGCAAAGGAAGGCCAGGATCCCGGTCAAAGTCAGTGGCTGGCCCTGAGCGAGGTATTTGATGAGATTATCGCCCGGGGGCTTTATGAAAACAAAGATAATCCCGCTGAATTTTATGTGGAAAAAGAATCGCTTCAGGAGCGGGGGTTGCGTGTTGACGATTTGATCGAAAGTCTGGAGCCCATTGGTCATGGAAAGGTTTCGGAATTGATGAGCATCCACACTCTGCAACTGGTTTTTTAG
- a CDS encoding DsrE family protein yields MKKITFMLGSVPYGGQDVDTVIGIADAALKKGHQVTIVGSGDGTYGFLKDQRASGAPHAGKGFAALAEQGAQIDL; encoded by the coding sequence ATGAAAAAGATCACTTTTATGCTGGGATCAGTTCCTTATGGGGGGCAGGATGTGGATACGGTTATAGGTATAGCTGATGCCGCCTTGAAAAAAGGGCATCAGGTCACCATTGTGGGGTCAGGCGACGGCACCTATGGGTTCCTCAAGGATCAGCGCGCATCCGGAGCACCGCATGCGGGGAAGGGATTCGCCGCACTGGCGGAACAAGGCGCCCAAATCGATCTGTGA
- the tsoY gene encoding selenoprotein TsoY gives MKFTPMNFQISVAAGGVALMPFVLMQFALPHGEGMITLNSLPWSGMGLVQQIVYAPLVGIMFLFVVLHLLLTVVYLKGLVGWLADREQFKSVINNPKFNIGLFSPIASISMTANVLWGPLAFFVPSLSGILQGLMLPSLIYFMVLLLVLLALEAKVLNVWMVQPVDPVELNFPWLLDVFAFGLVSLTGTGIAAISGDAAIASVAAFGSFFSICIGLFVFTVKIISVIHGQARAHTLPSAPMLPAYFLVIPISCLFGISLFRIMGYLKNHFGFEVMVPSFLILNFAYVIALGWGVFCICLLMGYLRNFMRESYSPAQWGMIUALVGSQVLGGHLYGNYFASSVLMWLNYLSIVAVVIVYALVFFKQKGLNRTQSDAASGAAEL, from the coding sequence ATGAAGTTCACACCCATGAATTTTCAGATTTCCGTGGCAGCCGGTGGGGTGGCCCTGATGCCCTTTGTGCTGATGCAGTTTGCTTTGCCCCACGGGGAAGGCATGATTACCCTGAACTCTCTGCCTTGGTCCGGTATGGGACTTGTGCAGCAGATTGTTTATGCTCCCTTGGTGGGGATCATGTTTCTGTTTGTGGTTCTCCATCTGCTGCTGACAGTGGTTTATCTCAAAGGGCTGGTTGGCTGGCTGGCAGACCGGGAGCAGTTCAAAAGCGTTATCAATAACCCAAAGTTCAATATCGGTCTTTTTTCTCCCATCGCCTCCATCTCCATGACCGCCAATGTGCTCTGGGGGCCGCTGGCGTTTTTTGTTCCGAGTCTCTCAGGCATTCTTCAGGGACTGATGCTTCCGTCGCTGATTTATTTCATGGTGCTTTTGCTGGTGCTTCTGGCACTGGAAGCCAAGGTGCTCAATGTCTGGATGGTGCAGCCGGTGGATCCGGTCGAATTGAATTTCCCCTGGCTTTTGGATGTATTCGCCTTTGGCCTGGTGAGCCTGACAGGGACCGGCATTGCCGCCATCTCAGGTGATGCTGCAATTGCCTCGGTGGCGGCATTTGGTTCCTTTTTTTCAATCTGTATCGGCCTGTTTGTGTTCACTGTGAAGATCATCAGCGTGATTCATGGACAGGCCAGGGCCCACACCCTGCCCAGTGCCCCGATGCTGCCGGCTTATTTTCTGGTGATTCCGATCTCTTGCCTGTTCGGTATCAGCCTCTTCCGCATTATGGGGTATCTGAAGAACCATTTTGGTTTCGAGGTCATGGTACCCTCATTTTTGATTCTGAACTTTGCGTATGTCATCGCCCTGGGCTGGGGGGTTTTCTGCATCTGTCTGCTGATGGGCTATCTGCGCAACTTTATGCGAGAGAGCTATTCACCGGCCCAGTGGGGAATGATCTGAGCCCTGGTGGGCTCCCAGGTACTGGGAGGACATCTTTACGGGAACTACTTTGCCAGTTCCGTTCTTATGTGGTTGAACTATCTTTCCATAGTGGCCGTGGTCATTGTCTATGCCCTGGTGTTTTTTAAACAAAAGGGCCTCAATCGAACGCAAAGTGACGCCGCATCCGGTGCAGCTGAGCTTTGA
- a CDS encoding 4Fe-4S binding protein has protein sequence MTDKKYLIGSFLSVRRWFQLIFLGITLAIGIQFTWFVFHLEQGVVPDFNRPPGVEAFLPISALVSLKHTLSTWTINDIHPSGLVIFLIVCATALVVKKGFCSWVCPFGLFSEILAKLHFRLFHRTLTLPKWIDTSLRSLKYFLAGFFIYYIFYKMPLPAIEQFIHSPYNRFADIQMLAFFTDISPLAFKVMVGLMVLSFVIPYFWCRYLCPYGAVLSVLGFLSIGHIHRDPDLCTKCGKCENHCPGLIQIRQKQQIRSPECSACLSCVAVCPEKNAIRFSLPPVRSSFRHALPGIVIAVLFVAGIAAARLSGNWHNSISKQAYLAHVTRPPSVQTGGHPEIDVEKMKKMIQAMKARRAQTAPFIEMKGE, from the coding sequence ATGACAGACAAAAAATATCTTATCGGTTCATTCTTATCCGTCAGACGATGGTTTCAGCTGATATTTCTGGGAATCACCCTTGCCATCGGCATTCAGTTCACATGGTTTGTTTTTCATCTGGAACAAGGGGTTGTTCCGGATTTCAACCGGCCCCCGGGGGTGGAAGCGTTTCTGCCCATCAGTGCCCTGGTCAGCCTGAAGCACACCCTGTCCACCTGGACCATCAATGATATTCATCCATCCGGGCTGGTGATCTTTCTGATCGTCTGCGCCACGGCCCTGGTGGTCAAAAAAGGGTTCTGCAGCTGGGTCTGCCCCTTCGGTCTGTTTTCCGAGATCCTGGCCAAACTGCACTTCCGGCTGTTCCACCGGACCCTGACATTGCCCAAATGGATCGACACCTCTTTGCGAAGCCTGAAATACTTTTTGGCCGGATTTTTCATTTATTATATTTTCTATAAAATGCCGCTGCCGGCCATCGAGCAGTTCATCCACAGCCCCTACAACCGGTTTGCCGATATCCAGATGCTGGCTTTTTTCACGGACATCTCTCCTTTGGCTTTCAAGGTGATGGTCGGCCTGATGGTGCTGTCTTTTGTGATCCCTTATTTCTGGTGCCGGTATTTGTGCCCTTACGGTGCGGTGCTGAGTGTTCTCGGGTTTCTGAGCATCGGACATATTCACAGAGATCCAGACCTTTGCACAAAATGCGGAAAATGTGAAAACCACTGCCCGGGGTTGATTCAGATCCGGCAGAAGCAACAGATCCGATCGCCTGAATGCTCTGCCTGCCTGTCCTGTGTTGCGGTGTGTCCGGAAAAAAACGCCATCCGGTTTTCTTTGCCTCCGGTCCGGTCATCCTTCCGGCATGCCCTGCCCGGCATTGTCATCGCCGTCCTGTTTGTGGCCGGCATTGCCGCTGCCCGGCTGTCAGGCAACTGGCATAACAGTATTTCCAAGCAAGCCTACCTGGCCCATGTGACCCGGCCTCCATCCGTTCAGACAGGCGGACACCCGGAAATCGATGTTGAAAAAATGAAAAAAATGATTCAAGCTATGAAAGCACGGCGCGCTCAAACCGCGCCTTTCATAGAGATGAAAGGAGAGTGA
- a CDS encoding hemerythrin domain-containing protein — translation MHVTRVLIQEHVLIKQVLILLDRSRQALETGDPVPALFFEKAVTFCEQFADQFHHFKEEFLLFGMLSYKKQGELDTAMGVLRYQHERCKQSIARIKTALPRYEENDEMAVTRVLENLSVYVSLLHRHISMEDRIFFPMAEKALSSEEADSLEAQFAQQAQRFGSAETVFATHQTLADELNTILATG, via the coding sequence ATGCACGTCACCCGGGTGTTAATTCAGGAACATGTGCTGATCAAACAGGTGCTGATTCTTCTGGACCGGTCCCGGCAGGCCCTGGAGACGGGAGATCCCGTGCCGGCCCTGTTTTTTGAAAAAGCCGTCACCTTCTGTGAACAGTTTGCCGATCAATTTCATCATTTCAAGGAGGAGTTTCTGCTGTTCGGGATGCTGTCCTACAAAAAACAAGGGGAACTGGACACGGCCATGGGGGTGCTTCGGTATCAGCATGAACGGTGCAAGCAAAGTATCGCCCGAATCAAAACCGCGTTGCCCCGATATGAAGAAAATGATGAAATGGCCGTGACCCGGGTCCTGGAAAACTTAAGCGTATATGTATCTTTGCTGCACCGCCACATCAGCATGGAAGACCGGATCTTTTTTCCCATGGCGGAAAAAGCGCTTTCTTCTGAGGAAGCAGACAGCCTTGAAGCGCAGTTCGCGCAGCAGGCACAGCGGTTCGGATCCGCTGAAACGGTTTTTGCCACCCATCAGACCCTGGCGGATGAGCTCAATACCATCCTGGCCACCGGATAA
- a CDS encoding protein kinase domain-containing protein, with product MTRKINCWEYMGCGREPGGRHAADKGICPAAVDRSHDGTNEGTCAGRFCWAVAGTLCHDRVQGTYAGKQEDCLDCEFYLQVRAEQGSTNIRTKFLKFIHPFAASPILNHLEPVQIPGGARFITQGSRTSTGYIIQQGACLELVENEHGLHPVGHRSEGDVVGMISLLTGEPMGFHVEAETDLEAWAIHKPDFDRIPEQDPDLYAFLTELVADRFDRNGPIAERRIGPYLITDIIGKGGYSIVYKAVHLDLETPVAVKMLRHHLSMNKEFKDNFKNEARIIAGLDHPHILKVYDITSRFKTVFIACEYLTGLSLEEMITRQHRIPSDLARSFLDQLLSAMAYAGNKGLVHRDINPANIMVSKDHPIKLIDFGLACPVGTDDFMMGGKLHYLAPEVFDGEPADFRSDLFSLGITAFHMITGRLPWDAVDSGEIMKQIRHQPLPDPGKQVKHLPGSLRQFILKACEKNPDKRFQTPEEARKWLMNATDFGPDPVRRSGPVLLPGRYCCMSSGQHETRDALPGRHMDIAAATHIGHQRKTNQDRYLTCLENQSDPENHDFALLALADGMGEAIGGEIAADHVIQHLQDLALQDDGSPLDSLKRFYMTMDRDICDMTDKDPYLNGMGTTLVCAVVSNNTVFWAHSGDSRLYLLHGDHLTRITQDQTLADFLIREKQITPDQAQTHYSRQVLEQYIGCGELAVQSGRFELAEDDMILLMSDGCYRHISLDTIITTCRQTTDPETAADALIKAALTEDGSDNITGVILTLRTDD from the coding sequence ATGACCCGGAAAATCAACTGCTGGGAATACATGGGCTGCGGCCGGGAGCCGGGGGGCCGCCATGCTGCGGACAAAGGTATCTGTCCGGCTGCTGTGGACCGATCCCATGACGGCACCAACGAGGGCACCTGCGCAGGCCGTTTCTGCTGGGCCGTGGCCGGCACTTTATGTCATGACCGGGTCCAGGGCACCTATGCCGGAAAACAGGAGGATTGTCTGGACTGCGAATTTTATCTTCAGGTGCGGGCTGAGCAGGGCAGCACCAATATCCGTACCAAATTTCTGAAATTCATCCATCCCTTTGCCGCATCCCCGATCCTCAACCACCTGGAACCCGTGCAGATTCCCGGAGGCGCCCGGTTCATCACCCAGGGCAGCCGGACCTCAACCGGGTATATCATTCAGCAGGGGGCCTGCCTGGAGCTGGTGGAAAACGAACACGGGCTCCATCCGGTGGGACACCGCAGCGAAGGGGACGTCGTGGGCATGATCTCGCTGTTGACCGGGGAACCCATGGGATTTCACGTGGAAGCGGAAACCGACCTGGAAGCCTGGGCCATCCATAAACCGGATTTTGACCGGATCCCGGAACAGGACCCGGACCTGTACGCTTTTTTAACCGAACTGGTGGCGGACCGGTTCGACCGCAACGGCCCCATTGCCGAACGCCGCATCGGACCCTACCTGATCACCGACATCATCGGCAAAGGCGGGTACAGCATTGTGTACAAGGCCGTTCACCTGGATCTGGAAACACCCGTGGCCGTGAAAATGCTGCGACACCATCTGTCCATGAACAAAGAATTTAAAGACAACTTCAAAAACGAGGCCCGGATCATTGCAGGTCTGGATCACCCCCACATCCTGAAAGTTTATGATATCACCTCCCGTTTCAAAACCGTGTTCATTGCCTGTGAATACCTCACAGGCCTTTCTCTGGAAGAGATGATCACCCGACAACACCGCATCCCGTCTGATCTTGCCCGGAGCTTTCTGGATCAACTGCTGTCCGCCATGGCCTATGCCGGAAACAAGGGCCTGGTGCACCGGGACATCAACCCGGCCAATATCATGGTATCCAAAGATCACCCGATCAAGCTCATCGACTTCGGCCTGGCCTGTCCCGTGGGAACGGATGATTTTATGATGGGCGGGAAACTGCATTACCTGGCCCCGGAAGTGTTTGACGGAGAACCGGCGGATTTTCGCAGCGACCTGTTTTCTCTGGGGATCACTGCCTTTCACATGATAACCGGCCGGCTGCCCTGGGATGCCGTGGATTCGGGTGAAATCATGAAACAGATTCGTCATCAGCCGCTGCCCGATCCGGGAAAACAGGTGAAACACCTGCCCGGATCCCTGAGACAGTTTATCCTGAAAGCCTGCGAAAAAAATCCGGACAAACGGTTTCAGACACCGGAGGAGGCCCGGAAATGGCTGATGAATGCCACGGACTTCGGTCCTGACCCGGTTCGAAGATCCGGACCCGTGCTTTTACCGGGGCGGTACTGCTGCATGAGTTCAGGGCAGCATGAAACCCGGGATGCCCTGCCCGGCCGCCACATGGACATTGCCGCTGCCACCCATATCGGCCATCAGCGAAAAACCAACCAGGATCGGTATCTGACCTGCCTTGAAAATCAATCTGACCCGGAAAACCACGATTTTGCATTGCTGGCCCTGGCGGACGGAATGGGAGAGGCCATCGGCGGCGAAATTGCAGCAGACCATGTGATCCAACATCTTCAGGACCTGGCCCTTCAGGATGATGGATCCCCCCTTGATTCGCTGAAGCGGTTTTATATGACAATGGACCGGGATATCTGCGACATGACGGACAAAGACCCGTATCTCAACGGCATGGGAACTACCCTGGTCTGTGCGGTGGTGTCAAACAATACCGTGTTCTGGGCCCATTCCGGCGACAGCCGGTTGTATCTTCTGCATGGGGATCATTTAACCCGGATCACCCAGGACCAGACCCTGGCGGATTTCCTGATCCGTGAAAAACAGATCACCCCGGATCAGGCACAGACCCATTACTCCCGGCAGGTGCTGGAGCAGTATATCGGATGCGGGGAACTGGCAGTGCAATCCGGCCGGTTTGAACTGGCGGAAGATGACATGATTCTGTTGATGTCGGACGGATGTTACCGCCATATCTCATTAGACACCATCATCACCACCTGCCGCCAAACAACTGACCCGGAGACTGCCGCAGATGCCCTGATAAAAGCCGCCCTGACTGAAGACGGCAGTGACAATATCACCGGGGTGATTTTAACCTTGAGAACAGACGACTGA
- a CDS encoding heterodisulfide reductase-related iron-sulfur binding cluster, with the protein MTFSHTQLNYFPGCSLATTAKENNASLIYFLEQFDIGLKEIPDWNCCGSSSTHSIDAGLALALASRNLFLAPDDKPLLIACPGCHLRLGEAKLTLSTNAEKRRRVEQRFGESFHADLKLLHFFELLADMSCAGRFKDLSGRLKHLKIAAYYGCMLARPPRMNKQPNHYGLIEKTMTALGGDPVQWGYSGTCCGTFLSVSRPAISSRLVNRIMKGAIQSGAECIVTACAMCHLNLEIRCAPENRIPVFHFSEILSLARDGKASREWLNRHLIDPVPVLKTRWQV; encoded by the coding sequence ATGACCTTTTCTCACACACAACTGAATTATTTTCCGGGCTGCTCCCTGGCCACCACGGCCAAAGAAAATAATGCCTCGTTAATCTATTTTCTGGAACAGTTTGATATCGGGTTGAAGGAAATCCCGGACTGGAACTGCTGCGGATCATCGTCCACCCACAGCATCGATGCCGGACTGGCCCTGGCCCTGGCCTCCCGGAACCTGTTTCTGGCCCCGGATGACAAGCCACTGCTCATCGCCTGCCCGGGATGCCATCTCCGGCTGGGAGAGGCGAAGTTGACCCTGAGCACCAATGCTGAAAAACGACGCCGGGTGGAACAGCGTTTTGGGGAATCCTTTCATGCTGATCTCAAGCTGCTGCATTTTTTTGAACTGTTGGCGGACATGAGCTGTGCCGGGCGGTTCAAAGACCTGAGCGGCCGGCTGAAACATCTGAAAATCGCCGCCTATTACGGATGCATGCTGGCACGGCCTCCCCGGATGAACAAACAGCCCAATCATTACGGGTTGATTGAAAAAACCATGACCGCTTTAGGCGGGGATCCCGTGCAATGGGGATATTCAGGCACCTGCTGCGGCACGTTTCTGTCCGTCAGTCGGCCGGCCATATCTTCCAGGCTGGTGAACCGCATCATGAAAGGAGCCATTCAATCCGGCGCGGAATGTATTGTCACGGCCTGCGCCATGTGTCATCTGAATCTGGAGATCCGGTGCGCCCCTGAAAACCGGATCCCCGTGTTTCATTTTTCTGAAATTCTGTCTCTGGCCCGGGATGGAAAAGCCTCCAGAGAATGGCTGAACCGCCATTTGATCGATCCGGTCCCGGTATTGAAAACCCGGTGGCAGGTGTGA
- a CDS encoding 4Fe-4S dicluster domain-containing protein: MDTIILTPESNDHFAGMVEEMSRSNLSRCWHCLCCSGGCPFAQDMDMLPNRVIRMVQLGMKHRVLSCSTIWLCVGCNTCSMECPNAVDMAAVMDALRRIAIQEKVKIAEPAVLSFHQKVIDSISRYGRTHKLEIMMRYKLSEKDFFSDMDLGLKMLSKRKLDLMPSKVKDRQQVQDLFTLAKELS, from the coding sequence ATGGATACAATAATACTGACCCCGGAGTCCAACGACCATTTCGCCGGTATGGTTGAAGAGATGAGCCGGTCAAACCTGAGCCGCTGCTGGCACTGCCTTTGCTGCAGCGGCGGCTGCCCGTTTGCACAGGATATGGACATGCTTCCCAACCGGGTCATCCGCATGGTTCAGCTGGGAATGAAACACCGGGTGCTGTCTTGTTCCACCATCTGGCTGTGCGTGGGGTGCAATACCTGTTCCATGGAATGCCCCAATGCCGTGGACATGGCCGCGGTGATGGATGCGCTTCGCCGCATCGCCATTCAGGAAAAGGTGAAAATTGCGGAGCCTGCGGTGCTGTCGTTTCATCAAAAGGTAATCGATTCCATCTCCCGGTACGGGCGGACCCATAAACTGGAAATCATGATGCGGTACAAACTGTCTGAAAAAGATTTTTTCTCGGACATGGACCTGGGCCTGAAAATGCTGTCCAAACGGAAACTGGATCTCATGCCGTCCAAAGTAAAAGACCGGCAACAGGTTCAGGATCTGTTCACGCTGGCAAAGGAGTTGTCATGA
- a CDS encoding class I adenylate-forming enzyme family protein: protein MQTIREMIENTVTAYPDKPAIIYKNKKITYQELNNIIHRLVCGFSRLGFQKGDWVMELIPNSPEIIFTHLALIKLGAVAVPLNVMYKFHEIEYIGNVTNAKGIVAQADLWKTLADEVMAGLPSLQTVVSIGEDISGAVNFAQLSMDTTSKLPTIKPKLDDIASVIFTSGTTGRPKGATQTHRSILSAVDGCLIQNKHSQKDIFLCGLPIFNNFGLNMVMMPCFAIGGTLVIIDRFEQQAVMDSIQQNKATYFAGTPTMFAYMLDAYSPGKNDLSSLRVTNSGGAHCAPELIKNIENTFGVVHLDGYGQTEACGFSTLNPVVGVRKPNSVGVPLSNTWIKIVDSADNELPAGEVGEVVEKGDVFSIHGYWNQPDANRDVYKNGWYHSGDLGYLDDDGYLYVVDRKQDLIITGGYNIYPTEVEDVLCSHPKVTLAAVIGIPDEVKGELAKAFILLKEGETATEQEIIEYVRTRMAKFKAPRIVEFVDQLPLGPTGKLLKRKLKEEILNDLKA from the coding sequence ATGCAAACCATCAGGGAAATGATAGAAAACACGGTAACTGCTTATCCAGACAAACCTGCGATTATTTACAAAAACAAAAAGATCACCTATCAGGAACTTAACAACATAATTCACAGGTTGGTTTGCGGCTTCAGCCGACTGGGATTCCAAAAGGGCGACTGGGTCATGGAATTGATTCCCAACAGCCCGGAAATCATCTTTACTCATCTTGCCCTTATCAAGCTGGGTGCAGTGGCCGTTCCCCTCAATGTAATGTATAAATTTCACGAAATCGAATATATCGGTAATGTAACTAATGCCAAAGGAATTGTCGCTCAGGCTGATTTGTGGAAAACACTTGCCGATGAAGTGATGGCGGGGCTTCCCTCTTTACAGACGGTGGTTTCAATTGGAGAAGACATTTCCGGAGCGGTCAATTTCGCTCAACTCAGCATGGATACGACGTCAAAATTACCGACTATAAAACCAAAACTGGATGATATAGCAAGTGTGATTTTCACCTCGGGAACCACCGGACGACCCAAAGGCGCCACCCAAACCCACCGGTCTATCCTCAGTGCTGTGGACGGCTGTCTTATCCAGAACAAACACAGTCAAAAAGATATTTTTCTTTGCGGCCTGCCTATTTTTAACAATTTCGGCCTGAATATGGTGATGATGCCCTGTTTTGCCATTGGGGGAACACTTGTCATTATCGACCGGTTCGAGCAGCAGGCGGTTATGGACTCGATCCAGCAGAATAAGGCCACCTACTTTGCCGGAACACCAACCATGTTTGCCTATATGCTTGATGCATACAGTCCCGGCAAAAATGATCTTTCTTCCTTGCGTGTAACCAACAGCGGTGGCGCCCATTGTGCCCCGGAGCTTATTAAAAATATAGAAAATACATTTGGAGTTGTTCATCTTGATGGGTATGGTCAGACAGAAGCCTGCGGGTTTTCTACACTCAACCCCGTTGTCGGGGTTCGCAAACCCAATTCAGTGGGAGTGCCTTTATCCAATACCTGGATAAAAATTGTTGATTCCGCCGACAATGAACTGCCGGCCGGAGAAGTCGGAGAGGTTGTTGAAAAAGGTGACGTTTTTTCCATCCACGGATACTGGAATCAACCGGATGCCAACCGGGATGTTTATAAAAATGGATGGTACCACAGTGGCGATCTCGGATATCTGGATGACGACGGATATCTGTATGTTGTTGATCGAAAGCAGGACCTGATTATTACGGGCGGGTACAATATTTACCCGACAGAGGTGGAAGACGTTCTCTGCAGTCACCCGAAAGTTACCCTTGCCGCGGTTATTGGGATCCCGGACGAGGTCAAGGGCGAACTGGCAAAGGCTTTTATATTGCTCAAGGAAGGCGAGACTGCCACAGAGCAGGAAATTATTGAGTATGTCAGAACCAGGATGGCAAAATTCAAGGCACCAAGGATAGTTGAGTTTGTTGATCAACTACCCTTGGGGCCAACAGGAAAGTTACTCAAAAGAAAATTGAAAGAGGAAATTCTTAATGACTTGAAAGCCTAA
- the dctP gene encoding TRAP transporter substrate-binding protein DctP gives MRLYAKKVTQLCLIWSLVAVTLIIPFSASSSPAKEIKIKMSCVLGPGTAIWKASQAFSKRISERTGDQIKIKVYSPGSLVGPTEVFEALGKGLIDMAFTTGEYWAGKNKAFAFVTYMPGGFDSPVQHDFWLYERGGLDLVRQLYEPHGIHLLSLPYYPAEFLTSRTPIKSLEDLKGKKLVFSGAMPHMLFNKLGASTVSMPTGERVAALERGVIDGGDLGAPNLTVGIGAHRVAKYMLRPSLHQPSSALELSINMKLWQSLPDNFKTVFTDEAYELAWRNYRYNVDMDLKALDKMRAGGLKEFTLPESEVKKVRELAKTCWHEAAMESELGKKLLESQLAVMKEFNLIE, from the coding sequence ATGAGGTTGTACGCAAAAAAAGTCACACAACTTTGTCTGATCTGGTCTTTAGTAGCAGTAACCCTGATTATCCCATTCTCAGCTTCAAGCAGCCCTGCAAAGGAAATCAAAATCAAAATGTCCTGTGTGCTAGGTCCGGGCACAGCTATCTGGAAAGCATCACAGGCTTTTTCCAAACGCATTTCAGAAAGAACCGGTGATCAAATCAAAATCAAAGTGTACTCTCCTGGGTCCCTCGTCGGACCGACCGAGGTATTTGAGGCACTGGGCAAGGGCCTGATAGACATGGCATTTACCACTGGAGAATACTGGGCTGGGAAAAATAAGGCCTTTGCATTTGTGACCTATATGCCCGGCGGATTTGACAGCCCAGTGCAGCATGATTTCTGGCTCTACGAAAGAGGCGGGCTGGATTTGGTCAGACAGTTGTATGAACCTCACGGCATCCACCTATTATCCCTTCCTTATTATCCCGCAGAGTTTTTAACCTCACGGACACCCATCAAGTCCCTGGAGGATTTAAAAGGGAAGAAACTCGTATTTTCCGGCGCCATGCCGCACATGCTCTTCAACAAACTCGGCGCATCCACAGTTTCAATGCCGACCGGCGAAAGGGTAGCTGCACTGGAAAGAGGTGTTATCGACGGTGGCGATCTTGGTGCCCCGAACCTTACTGTAGGTATTGGCGCCCACCGGGTTGCTAAATATATGCTGAGGCCATCTTTGCATCAGCCGTCTTCCGCACTGGAGCTGTCAATCAATATGAAATTATGGCAGTCTTTACCGGATAATTTTAAAACCGTATTCACAGATGAAGCTTACGAATTGGCATGGAGAAACTATCGTTATAACGTAGACATGGATCTCAAGGCTCTGGATAAAATGAGAGCTGGCGGTCTTAAAGAATTTACCCTTCCTGAATCCGAGGTTAAAAAGGTTCGGGAGCTGGCCAAAACTTGCTGGCACGAGGCGGCGATGGAAAGTGAACTTGGCAAAAAGTTGCTTGAAAGCCAGTTGGCCGTCATGAAGGAATTCAACCTGATTGAATAA
- a CDS encoding TRAP transporter small permease subunit yields MGNTNRTIRSIIKTIDNLSRITGKAISYILLITILVTIIEVVSRYIFNNPTTWSYEVEMFTCGILYVIVGAYVQLEKTHVGVDLVSQLAGTKTQRILRLTVNFPLILIFSAGLTYMGAEYAWTSVKMWERSYTSWAPFIWPVKLMLPVGSFLLLLQAIADFLRDLFQVEGDTQ; encoded by the coding sequence ATGGGTAATACCAACAGAACCATCCGATCCATCATTAAGACAATTGACAATTTAAGCAGAATAACCGGGAAGGCAATCAGCTATATCCTTTTGATAACAATCTTGGTCACGATTATAGAGGTCGTTTCAAGATATATTTTCAACAACCCGACTACCTGGTCCTATGAAGTGGAGATGTTCACCTGTGGCATTTTATATGTCATCGTTGGTGCCTATGTTCAGCTTGAAAAAACACACGTGGGTGTCGACCTTGTTTCTCAATTGGCCGGGACAAAAACGCAAAGGATTCTCCGGCTGACTGTCAATTTTCCTTTAATCCTGATTTTTTCAGCCGGTCTGACATACATGGGGGCTGAATATGCCTGGACGTCAGTAAAAATGTGGGAACGGAGCTACACATCCTGGGCACCGTTTATCTGGCCGGTCAAACTGATGCTGCCTGTCGGAAGCTTTCTTCTTCTGTTGCAAGCCATTGCTGATTTTTTACGAGATCTTTTTCAAGTAGAAGGAGATACACAATGA